One window of the Ignavibacteria bacterium genome contains the following:
- the pcaF gene encoding 3-oxoadipyl-CoA thiolase, with the protein MNEAYICDAIRTPVGKYGGTLASIRTDDLAAIPLKALVERNPGINWMEVDDVILGCANQAGEDNRNVARMSLLLADYSETIPGVTVNRLCGSGMEAVAMAARSIKVGEADLIIAGGVESMSRAPFVMGKASEPFSRNAQLYDTTIGWRFINKKMEEQYGSDSMIETAENLAVEYKISREDQDLFAFRSQTKAQAAQKKGLFIDEIIPVNIPQQKAEAIIFKDDEHLRLTSIEKLAALKPIVNLNGTVTAGNASGVNDGAAALIIASDKAIKKYRLTPIVRILGSKAAGVEPRIMGIGPVPAAKRILNHLNLKLDDVELIELNEAFASQSLACIRLLGLKDDDPRINPLSGAIALGHPLGMSGARLVTTAVYQMKRNKLKNALCTMCIGVGQGIAMVLERI; encoded by the coding sequence ATGAACGAAGCATACATTTGCGATGCAATCAGAACACCTGTAGGAAAGTATGGAGGAACTCTTGCTTCAATACGAACTGATGACTTAGCTGCAATACCGCTGAAAGCTTTGGTCGAAAGAAATCCTGGAATCAACTGGATGGAAGTTGACGACGTAATATTAGGATGTGCAAATCAAGCAGGGGAAGATAATCGAAATGTCGCTCGAATGTCTCTGCTGTTGGCAGATTATTCAGAAACGATTCCAGGCGTAACTGTAAATAGATTATGCGGCTCTGGAATGGAAGCCGTTGCAATGGCTGCAAGAAGCATAAAAGTTGGAGAAGCTGATCTTATTATTGCTGGCGGTGTTGAAAGCATGTCGCGAGCTCCCTTCGTCATGGGTAAAGCATCAGAACCATTTTCCCGAAATGCACAGTTATACGATACAACGATTGGCTGGCGATTCATAAATAAAAAAATGGAAGAACAGTATGGCAGCGATTCAATGATCGAAACTGCCGAAAATCTTGCAGTTGAATATAAAATCAGCCGTGAGGATCAAGATCTATTTGCATTTCGAAGCCAAACTAAAGCTCAAGCCGCACAGAAAAAGGGACTCTTCATTGATGAAATAATTCCAGTCAATATCCCGCAACAGAAAGCCGAGGCAATAATTTTTAAAGATGATGAACATTTGCGATTAACCTCGATAGAAAAATTAGCCGCATTAAAACCAATTGTAAATTTAAATGGAACTGTTACAGCGGGAAATGCATCGGGAGTAAATGATGGAGCTGCAGCGCTTATAATAGCGTCTGATAAAGCAATCAAGAAATATCGACTTACACCCATCGTGCGGATTTTGGGAAGCAAAGCTGCTGGAGTTGAACCGCGAATAATGGGAATCGGTCCGGTTCCAGCTGCAAAACGAATTCTCAACCATCTAAATTTAAAATTAGATGATGTAGAACTTATCGAGCTGAATGAAGCATTTGCATCTCAGTCGCTTGCATGCATCAGGCTGCTGGGATTAAAAGATGATGATCCAAGAATAAATCCGCTCAGTGGAGCGATCGCCTTAGGTCACCCGCTCGGAATGAGCGGAGCAAGATTAGTTACGACTGCTGTTTATCAAATGAAAAGGAACAAACTCAAAAATGCTTTGTGCACTATGTGCATTGGCGTAGGGCAGGGGATAGCGATGGTACTTGAGAGGATTTGA
- a CDS encoding aspartate aminotransferase family protein translates to MSSNFIDPKQILKTEDSLYNLACEYLPGGLSRNIIYRKPHPHYVVSASGCYVTDIHGVKRLDCENNIASLIHGHAHPKLLEVVIDQLKRGTAFTLATEVEINYAQLLCERVPSFDQIRFVNSGTEAVMGMIKTARAYTGKSKIAKAEGAYHGSYDYAEVSQNASPLTWGDIDSPNSVPNVYGTPQGVMNDVIIFPFNDSERTIAILDRHKDEIACIIIDPIPHRIGMMRASSEYIETLYNWTRKNDSLLAFDEVICFRVNYDGAQSFFDVKPDLTSLGKMIGGGFPIGAFAGRRDVMSVLDPRTGNARFPLSGTFSANPISLTAGKTALELFNKDAVLKLNNLTQIAKKQIQEAAAVADIPLSILGEGSMFRLHFLEKPPGSYRESFSDDKMKKINTMFLDHLYEKKVILVNSCSCMLSTIMSQTEIDFLTEAMLSAFKHIKPNLDSKDKGNK, encoded by the coding sequence ATGAGTTCCAATTTTATTGATCCCAAACAAATACTAAAAACAGAAGACTCACTTTATAATTTAGCCTGTGAATATCTGCCTGGTGGATTGAGCAGAAACATTATTTACCGGAAACCCCACCCGCATTATGTTGTGAGTGCGTCGGGATGCTATGTAACTGATATCCACGGCGTTAAACGACTTGATTGCGAAAATAACATTGCTTCATTGATCCACGGTCATGCGCATCCAAAACTTTTAGAAGTTGTTATCGATCAGCTTAAAAGAGGAACTGCTTTTACGCTGGCTACTGAAGTCGAGATTAACTATGCGCAGTTACTGTGTGAGAGAGTTCCGTCATTCGATCAAATTCGATTTGTCAATTCCGGCACAGAAGCAGTAATGGGTATGATAAAAACGGCTCGTGCTTATACAGGCAAATCAAAAATCGCAAAAGCAGAAGGTGCGTATCATGGAAGCTACGACTATGCTGAAGTTAGTCAAAATGCGAGTCCTTTGACTTGGGGGGATATTGATTCCCCGAACAGCGTTCCGAATGTTTATGGAACACCTCAAGGTGTGATGAACGATGTTATCATCTTTCCATTCAATGATTCAGAAAGAACAATTGCAATTCTCGACAGACACAAAGATGAAATAGCATGTATAATTATTGATCCAATACCACATCGAATTGGAATGATGAGAGCTTCAAGCGAATATATAGAGACACTTTATAATTGGACAAGAAAGAATGATTCTTTACTTGCATTTGACGAGGTTATCTGTTTTAGAGTAAACTACGATGGTGCACAAAGCTTTTTCGATGTAAAGCCGGATCTTACATCACTCGGTAAAATGATTGGTGGAGGATTTCCAATTGGAGCATTTGCTGGGAGAAGAGATGTAATGAGTGTACTCGATCCGCGAACTGGAAATGCACGTTTTCCTCTATCTGGGACATTTTCCGCAAATCCAATTTCGTTGACAGCCGGGAAAACTGCTCTGGAATTATTTAATAAAGATGCCGTACTAAAGCTAAATAACTTGACGCAAATTGCAAAAAAGCAAATTCAGGAAGCAGCTGCAGTTGCAGATATTCCATTATCAATTCTGGGAGAAGGTTCGATGTTTCGGCTGCATTTTCTTGAGAAGCCGCCTGGTTCGTATAGAGAATCATTCTCCGATGATAAAATGAAAAAAATCAATACGATGTTTCTTGATCATCTTTATGAAAAAAAAGTGATTCTTGTTAACTCGTGTTCCTGTATGTTATCAACCATCATGTCACAAACCGAAATAGATTTCTTGACTGAAGCAATGTTAAGTGCATTTAAACATATCAAACCGAATTTAGACTCGAAGGATAAGGGAAATAAATAA
- a CDS encoding CoA transferase subunit B — translation MSSEKSIGWSREQIAQKIAGDIPDGSYVNLGIGLPELVANYIPSDREIVFHTENGLLGVGPSPAPGFEDDELINAGKKAVSAIEGACYFHHADSFAMIRGGHIDICVLGAFQISESGDLANWSTGEPKAIPAVGGAMDLVQGVKTIYIITQHVTKSGEPKIVKECTYPLTGKNVVSRIYTDFAVIDVNQGSLFVREMAPGIDFEFLQKNTAAPLHKN, via the coding sequence ATGAGTTCAGAAAAAAGTATCGGATGGAGCCGCGAACAAATCGCTCAAAAAATAGCTGGAGATATTCCCGATGGATCTTACGTGAATCTTGGCATCGGATTGCCTGAGCTCGTTGCTAATTATATTCCTAGTGATAGAGAAATTGTTTTTCATACAGAAAATGGTTTGCTAGGAGTCGGACCATCACCCGCCCCCGGTTTCGAAGATGACGAGTTAATTAATGCAGGAAAGAAAGCAGTTTCTGCTATCGAAGGTGCATGTTACTTCCATCATGCAGATAGTTTTGCAATGATACGAGGCGGACATATTGATATTTGTGTCCTCGGTGCATTTCAAATTTCAGAAAGTGGTGATTTAGCCAATTGGTCTACAGGTGAGCCAAAAGCGATTCCCGCTGTTGGTGGAGCAATGGATTTAGTTCAAGGCGTAAAAACTATTTACATTATCACTCAACATGTCACAAAATCAGGTGAGCCAAAAATAGTGAAAGAATGTACCTATCCGCTAACAGGGAAAAATGTTGTTTCAAGAATTTATACTGATTTCGCTGTTATAGATGTTAATCAAGGAAGCCTTTTTGTTCGTGAAATGGCTCCTGGTATTGATTTCGAGTTTTTACAGAAAAACACTGCAGCCCCTCTTCATAAAAATTAA